The following proteins come from a genomic window of Pseudomonas sp. Z8(2022):
- a CDS encoding ABC transporter permease subunit — MKRFSFSSIMLWVGLIFIYLPMVILVIYSFNASRLVTVWGGWSVKWYVGLLDNTQLMNSVMRSLEIACYTAIAAVALGTLAAFVLTRITQFKGRTLFGGLVTAPLVMPEVITGLSLLLLFVLMAQLIGWPMQRGMTTIWIAHTTFCSAYVAVVVSSRLRELDMSIEEAAMDLGARPWKVFFLITVPMIAPSLAAGAMMSFALSLDDLVLASFVSGPGSTTLPMEIFSAVRLGVKPEINAVASLILLAVSFATFLAWFFAHRAEEKRKKAMQQAMDETTNPSWQQVIDSRRSASSN, encoded by the coding sequence ATGAAGCGTTTCAGTTTCTCCAGCATCATGCTCTGGGTCGGTCTGATCTTCATCTACCTGCCCATGGTCATCCTGGTAATCTACTCGTTCAACGCCTCGCGGCTGGTAACGGTGTGGGGTGGCTGGTCGGTGAAGTGGTACGTCGGCCTGCTGGACAACACCCAGCTGATGAATTCGGTGATGCGCTCGCTGGAGATCGCCTGCTACACCGCCATCGCGGCGGTGGCGCTGGGCACCCTGGCGGCCTTCGTGCTGACCCGCATCACCCAGTTCAAGGGACGCACGCTGTTCGGTGGCCTGGTCACCGCGCCGCTGGTGATGCCGGAAGTGATCACCGGTCTGTCGCTGCTGCTGCTGTTCGTGCTGATGGCGCAGCTGATCGGCTGGCCGATGCAGCGCGGCATGACCACCATCTGGATCGCCCACACCACCTTCTGCTCGGCCTACGTGGCGGTGGTGGTGTCGTCGCGCCTGCGTGAGCTGGACATGTCCATCGAAGAGGCGGCCATGGACCTGGGTGCGCGGCCGTGGAAGGTGTTCTTCCTGATCACCGTGCCGATGATCGCGCCATCGCTGGCGGCCGGCGCCATGATGTCCTTCGCCCTGTCGCTGGACGACCTGGTGCTGGCCAGCTTCGTGTCCGGTCCCGGTTCCACCACCCTGCCGATGGAAATCTTCTCCGCCGTGCGTCTGGGGGTTAAGCCGGAGATCAACGCAGTGGCCAGCCTGATCCTGCTGGCGGTGTCGTTCGCCACCTTCCTGGCCTGGTTCTTCGCCCATCGTGCCGAGGAAAAGCGCAAGAAGGCCATGCAGCAGGCCATGGACGAGACCACCAATCCGTCCTGGCAGCAGGTCATCGACAGCCGTCGCAGCGCCAGCAGCAACTAA
- a CDS encoding ABC transporter permease subunit, producing MPGGRHVVIGIPFLWLFLFFLLPFVIVLKISFAEADVAIPPYTEIYQWVDNKLTLLLNFGNYIFLSEDALYLSAYLGSLKVAFFSTLLCLVIGYPMAYAIARAPKSHQTVLLLLIMMPTWTAILIRVYAWMGILGNNGLLNSVLMGLGLIDSPLQILNTNTAVYIGVVYSYLPFMILPLYANLVKHDLSLLEAASDLGSSNFNNFWKITVPLSKNGIIAGSMLVFIPVVGEFVIPELLGGPETLMIGKVLWQEFFNNRDWPVASALAVVMLAILIVPIILFNRNQAKELEGRP from the coding sequence CTGCCCGGAGGGCGGCATGTCGTAATCGGCATACCCTTCCTCTGGCTGTTCCTGTTCTTCCTGCTGCCGTTCGTCATCGTGCTGAAGATCAGCTTCGCCGAGGCCGACGTGGCGATCCCGCCGTACACCGAAATCTACCAGTGGGTGGACAACAAGCTGACCCTGTTGCTGAACTTCGGCAACTACATCTTCCTCTCCGAGGATGCTCTGTACCTGTCGGCCTACCTTGGCTCGTTGAAGGTGGCGTTCTTCAGCACCCTGCTGTGCCTGGTGATCGGCTATCCGATGGCCTACGCCATCGCCCGGGCCCCGAAGTCGCATCAGACCGTGCTGCTGCTGCTGATCATGATGCCGACCTGGACCGCGATCCTGATCCGTGTCTATGCCTGGATGGGTATCCTCGGCAACAACGGCCTGCTCAACAGCGTGCTGATGGGGCTCGGCCTGATCGATTCGCCGCTGCAGATTCTCAACACCAACACCGCGGTCTACATCGGCGTGGTCTATTCGTACCTGCCGTTCATGATCCTGCCGCTGTACGCCAACCTGGTGAAGCACGACCTCAGCCTGCTGGAGGCCGCGTCCGATCTGGGGTCGAGCAACTTCAACAACTTCTGGAAGATCACCGTGCCGCTGTCGAAGAACGGCATCATCGCCGGTTCGATGCTGGTGTTCATCCCGGTGGTCGGTGAGTTCGTCATCCCCGAGCTGCTCGGCGGTCCGGAGACCCTGATGATCGGCAAGGTGCTGTGGCAGGAATTCTTCAACAACCGCGACTGGCCGGTGGCTTCCGCCCTGGCTGTGGTGATGCTGGCGATCCTGATCGTGCCCATCATCCTGTTCAACCGTAACCAGGCGAAAGAACTGGAGGGCAGACCATGA
- the potA gene encoding polyamine ABC transporter ATP-binding protein, producing the protein MAVASSAYKKALEGDQTPKEVLVKIDRVTKKFDETVAVDDVSLTINKGEIFALLGGSGSGKSTLLRMLAGFEKPTEGRIILDGVDITDMPPYKRPINMMFQSYALFPHMSVADNIAFGLKQDGLPKAEIDERVAEMLKLVHMTQYAKRKPHQLSGGQRQRVALARSLAKRPKLLLLDEPMGALDKKLRSQMQLELVEIIERVGVTCVMVTHDQEEAMTMAQRIAIMHLGWIAQTGSPVDIYETPTSRLVCEFIGSVNLFDGQIVSDEADHAIIECPHLDKPIYIGHGVSTRAENKSVSYALRPEKLLMATALPEDHEHPDYNWSRGHVHDIAYLGGHSVYHVKLTSGQIVQCFIANAERRGKRPTWDDPVVVYWEDDSGVVLQS; encoded by the coding sequence ATGGCTGTTGCCTCCAGCGCCTACAAAAAAGCCCTCGAGGGGGATCAGACACCGAAAGAGGTGCTGGTCAAGATCGATCGGGTTACCAAGAAGTTCGACGAGACCGTGGCAGTCGATGACGTCTCGCTGACCATCAACAAGGGCGAGATCTTCGCCCTGCTCGGCGGCTCAGGTTCCGGTAAGTCCACACTGTTGCGCATGCTCGCCGGCTTCGAGAAGCCCACCGAGGGGCGCATCATCCTCGACGGTGTCGACATCACCGACATGCCGCCGTACAAGCGCCCGATCAACATGATGTTCCAGTCCTACGCGCTGTTCCCGCACATGAGTGTGGCCGACAACATCGCCTTCGGTCTGAAGCAGGACGGCTTGCCCAAGGCCGAGATCGACGAGCGCGTGGCCGAGATGCTCAAGCTGGTGCACATGACCCAGTACGCCAAGCGCAAACCGCATCAGCTCTCCGGCGGTCAGCGTCAGCGCGTGGCCCTGGCCCGTTCGCTGGCCAAGCGTCCCAAGCTGCTGCTGCTCGACGAGCCGATGGGCGCACTGGACAAGAAACTGCGTTCGCAGATGCAGCTGGAGCTGGTGGAGATCATCGAGCGCGTCGGCGTGACCTGCGTGATGGTGACCCATGACCAGGAAGAGGCCATGACCATGGCCCAGCGCATCGCCATCATGCACCTGGGCTGGATCGCCCAGACCGGCAGCCCGGTGGACATCTACGAGACGCCGACCAGCCGCCTGGTGTGCGAATTCATCGGCAGCGTCAACCTGTTCGACGGCCAGATCGTCAGCGACGAGGCCGACCACGCGATCATCGAATGCCCGCATCTGGACAAGCCGATCTACATCGGCCACGGCGTCAGTACCCGCGCCGAGAACAAGTCCGTCAGCTACGCGCTGCGTCCGGAGAAGCTGCTGATGGCCACCGCGCTGCCGGAAGATCACGAGCACCCGGACTACAACTGGAGCCGTGGCCACGTGCATGACATCGCCTACCTCGGCGGCCACTCGGTGTACCACGTCAAGCTCACCTCGGGGCAGATCGTGCAGTGCTTCATCGCCAACGCCGAGCGCCGCGGCAAGCGTCCGACCTGGGACGATCCGGTGGTGGTGTACTGGGAAGATGACAGCGGCGTGGTACTGCAATCATGA
- a CDS encoding polyamine ABC transporter substrate-binding protein translates to MRVTLPKTLIALAAATLSGAALAQQTVHIYNWSDYIGEETLAKFEAKTGIKPIYDVFDSNETLEGKLLAGRSGYDVVVPSNHFLGKQIRAGAFQALDRSKLPNWDNLDPALLKQLETNDPGNQYAVPYLWGTNGIGYNVEKIKAVLGVDEIDSWAVLFEPENIQKLSKCGVAFLDSGDEMIPAVLNYLGLDPNSTNPDDYAKAEAKLLEVRPYVTYFHSSKYIGDLANGNICVAAGFSGDILQAADRAEEAGKGIEIAYSIPKEGANLWFDMMAIPADSAKTEQAHAFINFLLDPEVIAEVSDYVGYANPNTKADEFMDEEVRNDPSVYPPQEVLDKLYISAELPVRVQRLMTRTWTKVKSGQ, encoded by the coding sequence GTGCGAGTAACCCTGCCCAAGACACTGATCGCCCTGGCAGCCGCTACCCTGAGTGGAGCCGCCCTGGCCCAGCAGACGGTGCACATCTACAACTGGAGCGATTACATCGGCGAAGAGACGCTCGCCAAGTTCGAGGCGAAAACCGGCATCAAGCCGATCTACGACGTCTTCGACTCCAACGAAACCCTCGAAGGCAAACTGCTCGCAGGCCGCAGCGGCTACGACGTGGTAGTGCCCTCCAACCATTTCCTCGGCAAGCAGATCCGTGCCGGTGCCTTCCAGGCACTGGACCGCTCCAAGCTGCCGAACTGGGACAATCTGGATCCGGCGCTGCTCAAGCAGCTGGAAACCAACGACCCTGGCAACCAGTACGCCGTACCTTACCTGTGGGGTACCAACGGCATCGGCTACAACGTCGAGAAGATCAAGGCCGTGCTCGGTGTCGACGAGATCGACTCCTGGGCGGTGCTGTTCGAGCCGGAGAACATCCAGAAGCTCAGCAAGTGTGGCGTCGCCTTCCTCGATTCCGGCGATGAGATGATCCCGGCCGTGCTCAACTACCTCGGCCTGGACCCCAACAGCACCAACCCCGACGACTACGCCAAGGCCGAGGCCAAGCTGCTGGAGGTGCGCCCCTACGTCACCTATTTCCACAGCTCCAAGTACATCGGCGATCTGGCCAACGGCAACATCTGTGTGGCGGCCGGTTTCTCCGGCGACATCCTGCAGGCCGCCGACCGCGCCGAAGAGGCCGGCAAGGGCATCGAAATCGCCTACAGCATTCCCAAGGAAGGCGCCAACCTCTGGTTCGACATGATGGCGATCCCCGCCGACTCGGCGAAGACCGAGCAGGCGCATGCCTTCATCAACTTCCTCCTCGACCCCGAGGTGATCGCAGAAGTCAGCGACTACGTCGGTTATGCCAACCCCAATACCAAGGCGGACGAGTTCATGGACGAGGAAGTGCGCAACGATCCGTCCGTTTACCCGCCGCAAGAGGTGCTGGATAAGCTGTATATCTCCGCCGAGCTGCCGGTTCGCGTGCAGCGCCTGATGACTCGTACCTGGACCAAGGTCAAGTCGGGTCAGTAA
- a CDS encoding polyamine ABC transporter substrate-binding protein — translation MKTFGKTLLALSLAAAVAGAAQADDKVLHVYNWSDYIAPDTLANFEKETGIKVVYDVFDSNEVLEAKLLAGSSGYDVVVPSNPFLAKQIKAGVFQKLDKSKLPNWKNLDTDLLKALEPSDPGNEYSIPYMWGTIGLGYNVDKVTAVLGEGAPVDSWDLVFKPENMEKLKSCGVSFLDSPTEILPAALHYLGYAPDSSNTEELKKAEELMLSVRPSISYFHSSKYISDLANGNICVAVGYSGDIYQGKSRAEEAGNGVQVGYNIPKEGAGSFFDMLAIPADAKNVEAAHVFLDYLMRPEVIAEIGNFTQFPTGNAAAVPLADEALRNDPGVYPTPEVLKKIYTFPDLPAGVQRNMTRSWTKIKSGR, via the coding sequence ATGAAAACATTCGGCAAGACCCTTCTCGCGTTGTCCCTGGCTGCGGCCGTGGCAGGCGCTGCTCAGGCTGACGACAAGGTGCTGCACGTCTATAACTGGTCCGACTACATCGCACCTGACACCCTGGCCAATTTCGAGAAGGAAACCGGCATCAAGGTCGTCTACGACGTCTTTGACAGCAACGAAGTGCTGGAAGCCAAGTTGCTGGCCGGCAGCTCCGGTTACGACGTAGTGGTTCCGTCCAACCCCTTCCTCGCCAAGCAGATCAAGGCCGGCGTATTCCAGAAGCTGGACAAGTCCAAGCTGCCCAACTGGAAGAACCTCGACACCGACCTGCTCAAGGCGCTGGAGCCGAGCGATCCGGGCAACGAGTACTCGATCCCCTACATGTGGGGCACCATTGGCCTCGGCTACAACGTCGACAAGGTCACGGCGGTGCTCGGTGAAGGTGCGCCGGTCGATTCCTGGGACCTGGTGTTCAAGCCGGAAAACATGGAAAAACTGAAGTCCTGCGGCGTGTCCTTCCTTGATTCGCCAACCGAAATCCTGCCGGCCGCTCTGCATTACCTGGGCTACGCCCCGGACAGCAGCAACACCGAGGAGCTGAAGAAGGCTGAAGAGCTGATGCTCAGCGTTCGTCCGTCGATTTCCTACTTCCACAGCTCCAAGTACATCTCCGATCTTGCCAACGGCAACATCTGCGTCGCAGTCGGCTACTCGGGCGATATCTACCAGGGCAAGTCCCGCGCCGAGGAAGCCGGCAACGGCGTACAAGTCGGCTACAACATTCCGAAGGAAGGCGCTGGCAGCTTCTTCGACATGCTGGCCATCCCGGCGGACGCCAAGAACGTCGAGGCCGCGCATGTCTTCCTGGACTACCTGATGCGTCCGGAAGTGATCGCCGAGATCGGCAACTTCACCCAGTTCCCCACCGGCAACGCGGCGGCCGTTCCACTGGCTGACGAAGCCCTGCGCAACGACCCGGGCGTCTACCCGACGCCGGAAGTGCTGAAGAAGATCTACACCTTCCCGGACCTGCCGGCAGGTGTGCAGCGCAACATGACCCGCAGCTGGACCAAGATCAAGTCCGGTCGCTGA
- a CDS encoding aspartate aminotransferase family protein, with translation MNKQASNPRTAQWQALSQAHHLAPFSDYRQLAESGPRIITEAKGVHLWDSEGHKILDGMAGLWCVAVGYGREELVEAAARQMRQLPFYNTFFQTAHPPVLELAHAISQLAPAGMNHVFFTGSGSEGNDTMLRLVRHYWACKGQPAKKIIIGRENGYHGSTVAGASLGGMKFMHEQGDLPIPGIAHIPQPYWFGEGGEQSPEEFGIWAADQLEKKILELGEENVAAFIAEPIQGAGGVIIPPETYWPRIKEILDKYDILFVADEVICGFGRTGEWFGSQYYDLKPDLMTIAKGLTSGYVPMGGLIVSDKVFEVIEAHGDFNHGFTYSGHPVAAAVGLENLRILREEGIVERVKTETAPYLQSRLRELADHPLVGEVRGVGMLGAIELVQDKATRTRFPGEVGVGMVCRGHCFNNGLIMRAVGDTMIIAPPLVISQAEVDELVEKARKCLDLTLRDLTV, from the coding sequence ATGAACAAGCAAGCGAGCAACCCCAGAACCGCCCAGTGGCAGGCCCTCAGTCAGGCCCATCACCTGGCACCGTTCAGTGATTACAGGCAGCTGGCCGAGAGCGGTCCGCGCATCATCACCGAGGCCAAGGGTGTGCATCTGTGGGACAGCGAGGGCCACAAGATCCTCGACGGCATGGCCGGCCTGTGGTGCGTGGCCGTGGGCTATGGCCGCGAGGAGCTGGTCGAGGCCGCTGCCCGGCAGATGCGTCAGCTGCCGTTCTACAACACCTTCTTCCAGACTGCCCATCCGCCGGTGCTGGAGCTGGCCCACGCCATCTCCCAGCTGGCGCCGGCCGGCATGAACCACGTGTTCTTCACCGGCTCGGGGTCCGAAGGCAACGACACCATGCTGCGCCTGGTGCGCCACTACTGGGCGTGCAAGGGCCAGCCGGCGAAGAAGATCATCATCGGCCGCGAGAACGGCTACCACGGCTCCACCGTGGCCGGCGCCAGCCTCGGCGGCATGAAGTTCATGCACGAGCAGGGCGACCTGCCGATTCCGGGCATCGCCCATATCCCGCAGCCGTACTGGTTCGGCGAGGGTGGCGAACAGTCGCCGGAAGAGTTCGGCATCTGGGCCGCCGACCAGTTGGAGAAGAAGATTCTCGAGCTGGGTGAAGAAAATGTTGCCGCGTTCATTGCCGAGCCGATTCAGGGCGCCGGTGGCGTGATCATCCCGCCGGAAACCTACTGGCCGCGGATCAAGGAAATCCTCGACAAATACGACATCCTGTTCGTTGCCGACGAGGTGATCTGCGGTTTCGGCCGTACCGGCGAGTGGTTCGGCAGCCAGTACTACGACCTCAAGCCTGATCTGATGACCATCGCCAAGGGGTTGACCTCGGGCTATGTGCCGATGGGAGGGCTGATCGTCAGCGACAAGGTGTTCGAGGTGATCGAGGCGCATGGCGACTTCAACCACGGCTTCACCTATTCCGGCCACCCGGTGGCCGCTGCGGTGGGCCTGGAGAACCTGCGCATTCTCAGGGAAGAAGGCATCGTCGAACGGGTGAAAACGGAAACGGCACCGTATTTGCAGAGTCGTCTGCGTGAGCTGGCGGATCACCCGCTGGTGGGTGAAGTGCGTGGTGTCGGCATGCTCGGTGCCATCGAACTGGTGCAGGACAAGGCCACGCGCACGCGCTTCCCGGGCGAGGTGGGTGTGGGCATGGTCTGCCGCGGCCACTGCTTCAACAACGGTCTGATCATGCGCGCGGTGGGCGACACCATGATCATCGCGCCGCCGCTGGTGATCAGCCAGGCGGAAGTGGATGAACTGGTAGAGAAAGCACGCAAGTGCCTGGATCTGACCCTGCGTGACCTGACGGTCTGA
- a CDS encoding glutamine synthetase family protein gives MSTKLDQLTSWLKERKITEVECLISDLTGIARGKISPTNKFLDEKGMRLPESVLLQTVTGDYVEDDIYYDLLDEADIDMFCRPDADAVFLVPWAIEPTAMVIHDTFDKQGNPIELSPRNILKRVLQLYADKGWKPIVAPEMEFYLTKRNSDPDFPLVAPVGRSGRPETGRQSFSIDAANEFDPLFEDMYDWCELQGLDLDTLIHEEGPAQMEINFRHGDALHLADQILVFKRTMREAALKHDVAATFMAKPITDEPGSAMHIHQSVVDIKTGKNIFSNADGTMSELFLSHIGGLQKYIPELLPLFAPNVNSFRRFLPDTSAPVNVEWGEENRTVGLRVPEASPQNRRVENRLAGADANPYLVLAASLLCGYMGMVGGVHPSAPVKGRGYERRNLRLPVTIESALERMEACKDAEKFLGEKFIRGYVAVKRAEHENFKRVISSWEREFLLLSV, from the coding sequence ATGAGTACCAAGCTAGACCAGCTCACGAGCTGGCTGAAAGAACGCAAAATCACCGAAGTCGAATGCCTGATCAGCGACCTGACCGGCATTGCCCGCGGCAAGATCTCGCCGACCAACAAGTTCCTCGACGAGAAGGGCATGCGCCTCCCCGAGAGCGTGCTGCTGCAGACCGTGACCGGCGACTACGTCGAGGACGACATTTATTACGACCTCCTGGACGAGGCGGACATCGACATGTTCTGCCGCCCCGATGCCGATGCGGTATTCCTCGTGCCGTGGGCCATCGAGCCGACCGCGATGGTGATTCACGACACCTTCGACAAGCAGGGCAATCCCATCGAGCTGTCGCCGCGCAACATTCTCAAGCGCGTCCTGCAGCTGTACGCCGACAAGGGCTGGAAGCCCATCGTCGCGCCGGAGATGGAGTTCTACCTGACCAAGCGCAACAGCGACCCGGACTTCCCGCTGGTGGCTCCGGTAGGCCGCTCGGGCCGTCCCGAGACCGGCCGTCAGAGCTTCTCCATCGACGCCGCCAACGAGTTCGACCCGCTGTTCGAAGACATGTACGACTGGTGCGAACTGCAAGGCCTGGATCTGGATACCCTGATCCACGAAGAGGGCCCGGCGCAGATGGAAATCAACTTCCGCCACGGCGACGCCCTGCACCTGGCCGACCAGATCTTGGTGTTCAAGCGCACCATGCGCGAGGCCGCGCTCAAGCACGACGTGGCGGCCACCTTCATGGCCAAGCCGATCACCGATGAGCCGGGCAGCGCCATGCACATTCACCAGAGTGTGGTGGACATCAAGACCGGCAAGAACATCTTCTCCAATGCCGACGGCACCATGAGCGAGCTGTTCCTCAGCCATATCGGCGGTCTGCAGAAGTACATCCCCGAACTGCTGCCGTTGTTCGCGCCCAACGTCAACTCGTTCCGCCGCTTCCTGCCCGATACCTCGGCGCCTGTGAACGTGGAGTGGGGCGAGGAAAACCGCACCGTGGGCCTGCGCGTGCCCGAGGCTAGCCCGCAGAACCGCCGTGTGGAAAACCGCCTGGCCGGCGCTGACGCCAACCCGTACCTGGTGCTGGCGGCCAGCCTGCTGTGTGGCTACATGGGCATGGTCGGCGGCGTGCACCCCAGCGCGCCGGTCAAGGGCCGTGGTTACGAGCGCCGCAATCTGCGCCTGCCGGTGACCATCGAGAGCGCGCTGGAGCGCATGGAAGCCTGCAAGGACGCCGAGAAGTTCCTCGGCGAGAAGTTCATCCGTGGCTACGTCGCGGTCAAGCGTGCCGAGCACGAGAACTTCAAGCGCGTGATCAGCTCTTGGGAACGCGAGTTCCTGTTGCTGTCGGTGTAA
- a CDS encoding glutamine synthetase family protein yields the protein MSVPPRAVQLNEANAFLKEHPEVQFVDLLIADMNGVVRGKRIDRNALHKVYEKGINLPASLFALDINGSTVESTGLGLDIGDADRICFPIPNTLCNEPWQKRPTAQLLMTMHELDGTPFFADPREVLRQVVQKFDELGLRICAAFELEFYLIDQENVNGRPQPPRSPISGKRPHSTQVYLIDDLDEYVDCLQDMLEAAKEQGIPADAIVKESAPAQFEVNLHHVEDAIKACDYALLLKRLIKNIAYDHEMDSTFMAKPYPGQAGNGLHVHISLLDKKTGKNIFAAEDPLENTSLRHAVGGILDTMSASMAFLCPNVNSYRRFGAQFYVPNAPSWALDNRTVAVRVPTGSADAVRIEHRVAGADANPYLMLSSILAGIHHGLTNQIEPGEPIEGNAYEQLEPSLPNNLRDALRELDDSEVLNKYIDPKYIDIFVACKEAELQEFETTISDLEYNWYLHTV from the coding sequence ATGTCGGTACCCCCGCGTGCCGTTCAGCTTAACGAAGCGAACGCGTTCCTTAAGGAACATCCTGAGGTCCAGTTCGTCGACCTTCTTATTGCAGATATGAATGGCGTGGTGCGTGGCAAGCGCATCGATCGGAACGCCCTGCACAAGGTGTACGAGAAAGGCATCAACCTACCCGCCTCGCTCTTCGCCCTTGACATCAATGGCTCCACCGTCGAAAGCACCGGCCTCGGCCTGGACATCGGCGATGCCGACCGTATCTGCTTCCCCATCCCCAATACCCTGTGCAACGAACCCTGGCAGAAGCGCCCGACCGCGCAGCTGCTGATGACCATGCACGAGCTGGACGGCACGCCTTTCTTCGCCGACCCGCGCGAGGTATTGCGCCAGGTGGTACAGAAGTTCGACGAACTGGGCCTGCGTATCTGCGCAGCCTTCGAACTGGAGTTCTACCTGATCGACCAGGAGAACGTGAACGGCCGCCCGCAGCCGCCGCGCTCGCCGATCTCCGGCAAGCGCCCGCACTCCACCCAGGTCTATCTGATCGACGACCTCGACGAGTACGTCGACTGTCTGCAGGACATGCTCGAAGCCGCCAAGGAACAGGGCATCCCGGCCGATGCCATCGTCAAGGAAAGCGCCCCGGCGCAGTTCGAGGTCAACCTGCACCACGTCGAAGACGCCATCAAGGCCTGCGACTATGCGCTGCTGCTCAAGCGCCTGATCAAGAACATCGCCTACGACCATGAGATGGACTCCACCTTCATGGCCAAGCCCTATCCGGGCCAGGCGGGCAACGGCCTGCACGTGCACATCTCGCTGCTGGACAAGAAGACCGGCAAGAACATCTTCGCCGCCGAAGATCCGCTGGAGAACACCTCGCTGCGCCATGCCGTCGGCGGCATCCTCGACACCATGTCCGCGTCGATGGCCTTCCTCTGCCCCAACGTCAACTCCTACCGCCGCTTCGGCGCACAGTTCTACGTGCCCAACGCGCCGAGCTGGGCACTGGACAACCGCACCGTGGCCGTTCGTGTACCCACCGGCAGCGCTGACGCCGTACGTATCGAACACCGCGTGGCAGGAGCAGATGCCAACCCGTACCTGATGCTGTCGTCGATCCTCGCCGGCATCCACCACGGCCTGACCAACCAGATCGAGCCGGGCGAGCCGATCGAAGGCAACGCCTACGAGCAGCTCGAACCCAGCCTGCCGAACAACCTGCGCGATGCCCTGCGCGAGCTGGACGACAGCGAAGTGCTGAACAAGTACATCGATCCGAAGTACATCGACATCTTCGTCGCGTGCAAGGAAGCCGAGCTGCAGGAGTTCGAGACCACCATCTCCGACCTCGAGTACAACTGGTACCTGCACACCGTGTGA
- a CDS encoding extracellular solute-binding protein — MQRVIAAVLLGLFSGLTQAADSIRVYNWNDYIAPQVLESFTRDTGIEVEYHTFASAEELAAALQSGQPIDIAVPSHNELPGLITSGRIRPLDFGLLPNRKHLDKQLLSKLAAVDPQNQHAVPYLWGAVGLAINTPQAETAYGGPLPNSWSLLFDPEQSRRLASCGISVLDAPDETLSLLLNYQGRSLARSAPSRIERAGGVLEALRPNLRYVDSERYIEDLNNGHLCLAMAWVGDALAAAQAGQPVSFVVPDEGSVLFIDNLVIPANASRPDLAHRFIDYLMQPQVIAQITAETLYPNGNADSAQFIDSALLAQPGLYPDQDTKRRLYPLEVLSQKHAQVRSDVWQRFRDDS, encoded by the coding sequence ATGCAACGCGTCATTGCCGCCGTCCTGCTTGGCCTCTTCTCCGGCCTGACACAGGCCGCCGACAGCATCCGTGTCTACAACTGGAACGACTACATCGCACCGCAGGTACTGGAGAGCTTTACCCGCGATACCGGCATCGAGGTCGAGTACCACACCTTCGCCAGCGCTGAAGAGCTGGCCGCCGCACTGCAAAGCGGCCAGCCCATCGACATCGCCGTTCCCTCGCACAATGAGCTGCCCGGACTGATCACCAGCGGCCGCATTCGCCCGCTGGACTTCGGCCTGCTGCCCAACCGCAAGCACCTGGACAAGCAGCTGCTGAGCAAGCTGGCCGCGGTCGACCCGCAGAACCAGCACGCCGTTCCCTACCTGTGGGGCGCGGTCGGCCTGGCAATCAACACGCCGCAGGCCGAAACGGCCTATGGCGGGCCGCTGCCCAACAGCTGGAGCCTGCTGTTCGACCCCGAGCAGAGCCGGCGCCTGGCCAGTTGCGGCATCAGCGTGCTGGATGCACCGGACGAAACCCTGTCGCTGCTGCTCAACTATCAGGGGCGCAGCCTCGCGCGCAGCGCACCGAGCCGGATAGAACGGGCCGGCGGCGTGCTCGAGGCCCTGCGTCCGAACCTGCGCTACGTCGACAGCGAACGCTATATCGAAGACCTCAACAACGGTCATCTGTGCCTGGCCATGGCCTGGGTCGGCGACGCCCTCGCCGCCGCACAGGCCGGACAGCCGGTAAGCTTCGTTGTCCCCGATGAAGGCTCGGTACTGTTCATCGACAACCTGGTGATTCCGGCCAATGCCAGCCGTCCGGATCTCGCTCACCGCTTCATCGACTACCTGATGCAGCCGCAGGTGATCGCCCAGATCACCGCAGAGACGCTCTACCCCAACGGCAACGCCGACTCGGCCCAGTTCATCGACAGCGCCCTGCTGGCCCAGCCCGGCCTCTATCCGGATCAGGACACCAAGCGCCGTCTGTATCCGCTGGAAGTCCTTTCGCAGAAGCATGCTCAGGTCCGCAGCGACGTCTGGCAGCGCTTCCGTGACGATAGCTGA